The sequence AAAGAGGCTGGATCACTCCAACCTCTTTTTATTAAGCCAGTATGCCAGGTATATGGACAGGTTAATGTCGTTCACTCATCTTCTCAAATTTGGAAGCCAATTTTTCCCGCTGCGAGTCATCGAGACTGGCGTGAAATTCAGCATAATCAGAGATCATGGCCTTGCGAAAAGCGCTAAATTCTGATTCAATCTCATCGAACTGTGTGTTTAGCACATCAACATCCAATTGGGCTGCCCTGAAATTTTCATTCAGTGAACCTCTTAGCTCTGTGTGATTTGCCAGCATACCAGCTTTGAAGGTTGACGCATTTTCAAGGACTACCTGAAGTTTTCCCTGCTGCATCTCGTTCAGATCGAGTTTCCTGGTAATCCGTTTCATCATTTTGGCTTGATCCATGTGATGTGGACCACGATGGGTGCCACAGGCTGCAATACCCAGAACAAGTGCTAAAATGAGTAGACCCAGTCCCATTCTTTTATTCAGTTTTACTTTTTTCATATCCTTATTCCTTTTCCAATTCAACAGATTCTGAGGGTGTTGCCTCGTCTGTCTGAACTTCTTGATTGTGTTTTAACTCAATTTTCTCTCTCAGATGAGATTTCCAGGGACCATTATTGTGGTATTTGCTATGGCGACTTCCACCATGACCGCTGGAAAATAAAATTTTCGAGAGCAGGATGAGACCCAGGGCCTGCCAATATGTTATGACGGGACCACTGAACAGGGTTGGTATCAACCAATTCCATAGCAGCATGGTAACTGCTGGAAACACAATGATTGCAGCGACTACAAAAAAACCGATTCCAATCATTTTTCCTATTGATGGTTTACACATGATATCTTCCTTTCAAATTATACATATAAATCATTTAACCTTTTACGCAAAGCCAGGACAGCGTAGCGCTTTCTGGAGAGTAGCGTGTTCTGTGAATCTCCAGTGAGTTCGGCAATTTCTTTAAAACTCAGACCCTCAATTTCATGCCAGATAAATACTTCCCGCTGCAGTTCGGGGAGTGATTCGATAGCTGCCTCAAGTCGTTCCTGAAGCTGAGACTGATCGAGGAGAGAAGCAGGTTGCAGCTCTGGATCATGAAGCAGGTTCTCTAAAAATTGCCCTTCTTCAATATCACCGGATTGAACTGCGCTGTGGCTTCCCTCAAGGGTTCTGGCGCGTTTACGATAAAAATCACTCACCTTGTTCCTGGCCGTTTTATACAACCAGGCAGAGGTTGCTTCCAGGGAGCGGAGCTCATCAAAAGCACCAATAAACTGGTGGAAGACATCCTGAACAATATCTTCAGCATCTTCATAACGAGGCACCATCCCAGAGACTGAATTGAGC is a genomic window of Candidatus Neomarinimicrobiota bacterium containing:
- a CDS encoding periplasmic heavy metal sensor, with the translated sequence MKKVKLNKRMGLGLLILALVLGIAACGTHRGPHHMDQAKMMKRITRKLDLNEMQQGKLQVVLENASTFKAGMLANHTELRGSLNENFRAAQLDVDVLNTQFDEIESEFSAFRKAMISDYAEFHASLDDSQREKLASKFEKMSERH
- a CDS encoding sigma-70 family RNA polymerase sigma factor → MSRNQNSIQYFSRFIVYIGDMQSQRSQKAESPRQNNARRKGTIVLEAREWLLNSVSGMVPRYEDAEDIVQDVFHQFIGAFDELRSLEATSAWLYKTARNKVSDFYRKRARTLEGSHSAVQSGDIEEGQFLENLLHDPELQPASLLDQSQLQERLEAAIESLPELQREVFIWHEIEGLSFKEIAELTGDSQNTLLSRKRYAVLALRKRLNDLYV